Proteins encoded together in one Poecile atricapillus isolate bPoeAtr1 chromosome 15, bPoeAtr1.hap1, whole genome shotgun sequence window:
- the EIF6 gene encoding eukaryotic translation initiation factor 6, with protein MAVRASFENNNELGCFAKLTNAYCLVAIGGSENFYSVFEGELFGTIPVVHASIAGCRIIGRMCVGNRHGLLVPSSTTDQELQHIRNSLPDSVRIQRVEERLSALGNVTTCNDYVALVHPDLDRETEEILADVLKVEVFRQTVADQVLVGSYCVFSNQGGIVHPKTSIDDQDELSSLLQVPLVAGTVNRGSEVIAAGMVVNDWCAFCGLDTTSTELSVIESIFRLNEAQPSTIATNMRDSLIDSLT; from the exons ATGGCGGTCCGCGCCAGCTTCGAGAACAACAACGAGCTGGGCTGTTTCGCCAAGCTCACCAACGCCTATTGCCTCGTGGCCATCGGCGGCTCCGAGAACTTCTACAG CGTGTTCGAAGGGGAGCTCTTCGGAACCATCCCGGTGGTCCACGCCTCCATCGCCGGCTGCCGCATCATCGGCAGGATGTGTGTAG GGAACAGACACGGGCTGCTGGTCCCAAGCAGCACGACAGACCAAGAGCTGCAGCACATCCGCAACAGCCTCCCGGATTCCGTGCGGATCCAGCGCGTGGAGGAGCGGCTGTCGGCTCTGGGCAATGTCACCACCTGCAATGACTACGTGGCTCTGGTTCACCCAGATCTGGACAGG GAGACAGAAGAGATCCTGGCAGATGTGCTGAAGGTGGAGGTGTTCAGACAAACAGTAGCAGACCAGGTGCTGGTTGGAAGTTACTGTGTTTTTAGTAACCAGGGAGGAATTGTGCACCCCAAAACTTCAATTGATGACCAGGATGAGCTGTCTTCTTTGCTGCAGGTCCCACTCGTG gcAGGGACGGTGAACCGCGGCAGCGAGGTGATCGCAGCGGGGATGGTGGTCAACGACTGGTGCGCCTTCTGTGGGCTGGACACCACCAGCACCGAGCTCTCTGTCATCGAGAGCATCTTCAGGCTCAACGAGGCTCAGCCAAGCACCATTGCCACCAACATGAGGGATTCCCTGATTGACAG CCTGACATGA